The DNA segment ACCGACAGTAAACAGAAACCGCAGCAGGAAGGGTCACCGGAAACGCTGGAAAAACGCCTGACGGAGCGCTACTTTGCCGATTTTGGTGGGGCCTGGCTGGCATTTCTCAACAGCCTGCGCTGGAACAATGCCGCCACGCTGTCTGATTCCATTGACCAGCTGACGCTGATGGCCGACCTGCGTCAGTCACCCCTGGTGGCGCTGATGAATACCCTGAATGAGCAGGGACGAACCGGGCAGACGGGTGAAGCCATTTCTGACTCGCTGGTGAAATCAGCGAAAAACCTGCTGGGCGGAGACAGTAAGGATGCCATCGACCAGAGCGCCGGCGTTCATGGTCCACTTAATGCCACCTTTGGTCCGGTACTGGCACTGATGGACAAAAACCGCAGCGGCACACAGGCCCAGAGTCTGCAGTCTTATCTGACCCGTGTTACTCAGGTGCGTCTGCGCCTGCAGCAGGTGACCAACGCGGCCGACCCGCAGGCGATGACTCAGACGCTGGCCCAGACCGTGTTTCAGGGCAAAGCGGTGGACCTGACCGACACCCGTGACTACGGTAGCCTGATTGCCGCCGGACTCGGCCAGGAGTGGAGCGGCTTTGGCCGTTCGGTGTTTGTGAACCCGATGGAACAGGCCTGGCAGCAGGTATTGACCCCGGCGGCAGACAGCCTGAATGCCCAGTGGCAACAGGCGGTGGTCAGTGAGTGGAACAGCGCCTTTGGCGACCGTTACCCGTTCAGTAATTCAGGCAGTGACGTCTCGCTGCCGCTGCTTGCGAAATACCTCAATGCGGACTCCGGGCGTATCACACAGTTCCTGCAAACGCGTCTAAAAGGCGTGCTGCACCGTGAAGGCAGCCACTGGGTACCGGACAGCATCAATTCACAGGGGTTGTCCTTTAACCCCGCCTTCCTTAACGCCATGAATACCCTGAGTCACATCTCAGATGTGGCGTTCACCGAAGGCAATGCCAGGATGAGCTTTGAACTGCGTCCGGGGACGGCGGATGGTGTAATGCAGACGGACATGATCATTGACGGTCAGAAGCTGACCTACGTAAACCAGATGCCGCAGTGGAAACGCATCACCTGGCCGGCGGACACCGAAGCGCCGGGTGCAAATCTGAGCTGGATAAGTGTTCAGGCAGGCACCCGTCAGTTTGCGGATATGCCGGGAACCTGGGGGCTGATACGCCTGCTGGATAAAGCCTCTGTCAGCGACAATTCGGGCGTGGACAGCAGCTACCGTCTGCGCTGGAAAGCACCGGACGGGCGCAACCTCAATTACACGCTGCGCACCGAAGCCGGAGAAGGTCCGCTGGTCCTGCTTAAACTGCGTAATTTCCGCCTGCCGGAGAATATCTTCAGCGTCAGTGACGCACCGGCACCGGCCTCCGCCAATCGTACCGCTGATACTGAAGGTCATTACTGATGTCATCGCTGAATTCCTTGCTGGATGTCTGCCAGGCACGGCAGGACACGCTGTTAGCACAGACCCGTGAGCGCGTTGCGCTGTGGGATAACTGGCTGCTGCCCGTTCCCGGTGTTTCCGGGGTAGGAGAAGACCCCGGTTACCATGACGATTTCCAGCAGATGCGTGAAGAGGTGAATAAGCTCTCTGGCGCGGACACTGAACGGATCTGCCAACTGGCCGAAGGGCTGTTGACCCACACCGCCAAAGATATTCGCGTGGCCACTTATTACTGCTGGGCGAAACTGCACCGGGAAGGCGAACGCGGCCTGGCTGACGGACTGGAATTACTGGCGGGCCTGCTTGAACGCTTTGGCGGGCAACTGCATCCACAGCGTGACCGTAGCCGTAAAGCTGCTCTCGAATGGCTGGCCGGTTCGCGTATGACAGACAGCCTCTCTCTGTACCCGGAAGTGGTGAGCGAGGATGCGTTGCGTACCGCCGGGGCGTTGCTGCTGATAGCGCAACTGACGGACGCTGAGCCCGATGAAACCCGTCCGCAACTCGATGGTCTGTACCGTGCTCTTGAGGCCCGCCTGCAAAAAGCAGGCGGCGTGGATGCGGTGGTCCCGCAGAATGCCAGTGACAATACGCCTGCAGCCTCCCTCGTACACAATGATGCACCACAGCTGAGTCGGATCACCTCCGGACAGGATTTGCTGGCACAGGCCCGCACCCTGACCGACTACCTGCGTGACCAGCCGGACGGCTGGCTCCCGGCACACCATCTGATGAAAAGCCTGCGTCACGATACGCTGCATGCTATCCCTGCACCGGATGCAGCAGGCAGAACCCGCATCGAACCGCCCAGAGCGGACCAGCGCGCCCTGCTCAAACGTCTTTATCTGCAACAGAGCTGGAGCGAAATAACGGAGCAGGCTGACAGCGTCTTCTCGCGCGGTGCAAACCACCTGTGGCTTGATTTGCAGTGGTATATCCACCAGGCGCTGCAAAAACAAGGAAAAGATACGCTGGCGGACATCATTGCTGCCGACCTGAAGGGGTTACTCTCTCGCCTGACCGGGCTGGAGACGCTGGCGTTTAATGACGGCACCCCCTTTGCCGATGAGGTAACGCTGAACTGGATCCAGCAGAGCGTGATGGACTCCGTCGGAGGCTGGAGCGATGACGTACATACCTCACAAACCCGTAGTGCTGATGAAGACATCCTTGCACTTGAGCCGGAAGCCGTCGCGCTTGCTGACAGTGAGGGTCCCGAGGCGGCGCTGAACTGGCTGCAGAACCGGCCCGGTATCACCACCGCCCGCCAGAAATGGCTAGTGCGCCTGCTGATGGCGCGTGTTGCGGAACAGTACGGTAAAAACGAGCTGGCAACACATCTGTTCTCTGAGCTGGATTCACAGGCGGAGGGGGTGACACTTGCGCAGTGGGAACCCGGGCTGCTGTTTGAAGTGCGCGCGCGTCATTTGAAACTGCTGCGTATGAAAGCCGGGCACAGTGAAAGCGACAAAACCCGCCTGCAGCCGAAAATGGAACAACTGCTTGCCGGACTGATAGCACTCGATCCCCCGCGGGCGGCTGTGTTGTGTGGCTAACGGTTACCAATTTCTTTGAATATGCAGATGTTTTATGGAAGTTAAAATAAATGAAAATCGTAAAAATGGTTGCCTGTTTAGGTGCTCTGCTACTGCTTTCGGGTTGCACTGTAGTATTGTGGGGCGGGAACAAAGTTGCTGACAAACGTACGGAAAAACATGTTCAGGTTCAGGATAATGTCGATGGGGTATTTCAGTATAAAAACCTTGCAGCATCAGTTTTACAGGGCGAATCCAAAGTCACACTGGATATACCCTCGGAGGGGATCGCTTTTTTGGGAGAAAAAAACATTTACATTCTGACCCGAGGAGCAACAGAACTAATGTCCTTAGACAAGATCTCGACCTTGGTACCTCTAGTTTCAGGTTTTGAAAAATATGATGGTGTAAGGCTAAAGCTCACCAGTTCCGGAAAAGATGATGCTCTAATGCATTTTTCTGACACCCTTGCGGTTTGGGTTGATAAAAGTTACGGCAGTATTTCTGAGTACGATCTTAATACTATTAAGCAGGCTGGTTTTTGGAACAATGGCGGGAGGTATGTTAAACAAGTACATATAGAAGGCGTTATTATTCCCAGAGGGAAAAATAACAATATATTCAGTAAAGGGGATTTTTTGGATAAGAAACACAAAGTTCAATTTTATTCAGAAGATAACTTAACAAACTTCCATCCCTTGAATTTGGCGACAAACGTAGTTTTAACACCATTCACTGCCGTTGCTGATATTATTTTTTTCCCGATATCTCTCCGTTTATTAGGGCTCATCAGTAACCCTCCTGTACATTAAAGCCTGGACTTTTATGGACGACTTAACCCTGCGTTATTACGATGCCGAAATGCGCTACCTGCGTGAAGCGGCGAAAGAGTTTGCCCAGACCCATCCTGATCGGGCAGCCATGCTCGACCTGGATAAAGCCGGAACCCCGGACCCTTATGTCGAACGCTTATTTGAAGGGTTTGCCTTCTCAATGGGGCGTCTGCGGGAAAAAATTGATGACGACCTGCCGGAGCTGACCGAAGGGCTGGTCAGTATGCTCTGGCCACACTACCTGCGCACCATCCCCTCTTTGTCCGTGGTCGCATTTACCCCCGACCTGAAGGCCATGAAAATGGCCGAGCCGGTACCGGCCGGGTTAGAGGTCACCTCCCGACCAATAGGCCCGAAGAATACCGTCTGCCGGTATCGCACCACCCGCGACATGATGCTCAATCCGCTCAGCATATCCGGCGTCACCATGACCACCGAGCCGGATGGGCGGTCGCGGCTCGCGATACGTTTTGCCTGCAGCGGACAGGCTGACTGGTCGCAGGCGGACCTCGGCCGCCTGAGCCTGTATCTGGCCGCAGATGCGCCGGTCAGCAGCCAGCTGCATATGATGCTGACCCGTCGTCAGGCCGCACTGTACATGCGCCTTCCCGGACAAGCGGATCGCATCCGGCTGGAGGGTTGGTTTTCACCGGGCGGATTCGGTGAGGAGGAGGGGCTGTGGCCGAAAGGCGACGCGGGCTTTAGCGGTTACCAACTGCTGCTGGAATATTTTACCTTCCGCGACAAGTTTATGTTTGTTCATCTCAATGGTCTGGAGGGGATAACGCTGCCTGCGGGAACGGAGTACTTCGATATTGAGGTGGTGCTGAGCCAGCTGTGGCCATCCGATTTACCGGTCACCCATGAGGCCATTCGTCTGCACTGCGTTCCGGTCATCAACCTGTTCACCCTGGAAGCCGATCCCCTGACGATTTCCGGACTCGAAAGTGAATACCTGTTACGGCCAAAACGCCTGCAGGACGGGCATACCGAAATTTACGCGGTGGATTCGGTGACTGGGTCAAAGCGCACGGATGATGCCGAGTATGTGCCGTTCAGCAGTTTCCGCCACAAAGGCGGCATGTTGCGCCGTCATGCACCACCGCGTTATTACCACACCCGCGTGAAGCGCGGTGTTACCGGGTTGCATGACACCTGGCTGATTTTGGGCGGGATGCAATGGGAAGAGGATAAGGGGGTTGAGCGGGAAACCGTATCGCTGCAAATCACCGGCACCAACGGCCAACTGCCACGTCGCGCCCTGCAGAGCACATTGCTCGACCGGTGTGAGCAGGTGATGCAGACGACAATGTCCGTCAAAAACCTCTGTAAACCGACACTGCCGGTCTATCCACCCGCAGAGGACCGCTTTCACTGGCGGGTGCTGAGCCATCTGGGTTCAAGTTTTCTCAATATGATGAGCAGCGCTGAAGTGCTGCGCGGGACGCTGGCACTGTACAACTGGCAGGAAGATGAACTGAATAACCGCCGCCTGGAGGCGATACAACGTGTCGAGCATCACCGTATCCAGCGTTTCGAGGAGGGATATCTGCTGCGCGGGCTGGATATTGAAGTCACCCTCGACAGCAACGGTTTTACCGGGGAAGGTGACGTTCATTTGTTCGGTGAACTGCTCAACCGCTTCTTTGCGCTTTACGCCGACATGAACCAGTTTAACCAGCTCACCCTGATTGTTCAGCCAGAAGGAAAATGCATCCGGTGGAAAGAGAATCACAGTCCGCGCCTGCCCGGCTGATGGAAACGCTGGGCGACCGGCTACCCTATATCAATTTTTACCGCTTCTGCCAATTGCTGGAGCAGAGCCAGCCTGATAAACCTGTCATTGGTAGCACCTGGCAGGTCCGTCACGAGCCGGTGCGCTTTCGGCCTCATTCGGGGATGGGTTTTCCGGCCTCGGAAATCAAAGGCCTTGAGGCCGCAGAGCAGCCGCATCTGCCACCGACCGTCAGGGTCACCTTTATGGGGCTCTATGGCGTGGAGTCGCCGCTGCCGACGCACTACATCGACGATATCACCCAGCGGCGGGAAGGCCATGAAGCCACGGCGGATTTCCTCGATATTTTCAACCACCGCCTGATTGCTCAGTACTACCGTATCTGGCGTAAATACTCTTACCCGGCGACCTTTGAGGAGGGAGGGAAAGACAGAACGTCACAGTATCTGCTGGGGTTGGCGGGACTCGGTGTTGACGGGTGTGCGAAAAATATCGCCACGCCGGCATCCCGTTTTCTGGCGCTGCTGCCGGTGATGTTGTTACCGGGCCGCACCGCGGAAGGTATGACCTCACTGGTACGCCTGCTGGCACCGAATACCCAGGCAAAAATCTGGCACCACGATAAACGTCGCGTGCCGCTGAAAAAGCCGCTGACCATGAGTGTCAACCAGCCGGTTACGCTGAAACATCGTCCGGTGATGGGTCACTACGCCACCGATGTGAATTGTCAGGTGCTGATGCAACTGACGACTACCTGTCCGGAGGAAGTTCAGGGCTGGCTTCCCGGAGGCGAACTCCACAGCGATTTAATGGCACTACTGCACGTTTATCTCGGCGCCCGTCTGGATGTCCGTCTGCAGCTTTGTGTCGCTCGCAGTCTGCTGCCAGATGCAACGATGAGCAGCCAGTCACGCCCCGGTGCCGCCCAGTTGGGCCGCACCGCGATACTACGCCCCCTCAATCTGGGCGCAACACCACAATCAAAAACAATAACCATTAATCTGGGCCGCTATGAGCGGGTTCAGGAAAACCTTCACCGCAGGGAGACTGATGAAGATGGCGATTACTCTTGGTAAAACCCCCCTATTTATACTGACATCAGGCATCGTGATGCTGCTAGCGGGCTGCGGCCTGACGCAAAAGGTGAGTGATGGCACCGTGGCTGTGACCAAATCCATTTTTTATAAGCAGGTCAAAACGTTACATCTGGATATTCGCGCCCGTGAAGCGGTGAACAGCAATGCCGGTGGCATGGCACTGTCCACCGTAGTGCGTATTTATCAGTTGAAAGACCGGAAGGCTTTCGACTCCACCGATTACCCGTCACTGTTTGCCGCTGACAGCCAGGCACTGAAGGCTGACCTTGTGGTTGAGAAGGATATTCGTCTGCAACCCGGCGGGGCGATGATAGTGGATATGCCAATGGAGGATAATGCGCAGTATGTGGCAGTCGCCGGGATGTTTATGTCACCGGATCAGGTGAACGACACCTGGCGTGTGATCCTCTCCCGTGATGACCTCTCCCCGGATAAGGCCAGAATTATTGAAGCCGGTAACAACAGCCTGACGCTCAAACCGGTGAAGGGTGACTGACATGCCGCGTCCCTCTTTGTACGAAATGCTGTTTGGCAACTTCACCGGCGGTCTTGACTTGCATCAGGTCAGTGAAGAGAACCAGGTCATCCTGTCGGTACTCGACAATATGCAACGTATTCTCAACTGCCGTGCAGGCACGCAGGCCCACCTCCCCGATTATGGCCTGCCGGATATGACCAAAATCCTGCAGGGAATGCCGGGGACCGCACATCAACTGATGGGTACGCTCTCTGACGTGCTGCTGAAATATGAGCCGCGCCTGAAAAGGGTTGATGTAGTGGTCCTGGAGCAGACCCGGCCCGGCGAGCTTCGTTACGCCATCGATGCAGAACTGAAAGACATTGGGCTGGTGCGTTACGGCACGGAGTTTATGCCGGAAGGTCGGGTGCTATTACGCCATTTGAAGCAACAGCAGTATCTCGACACGACAACCCGCATGTAAGGCCAGTTAACACCGATGTCAGTAAAATCACAGTTCTTCAAAAAACTTCAGGTCAGACAGCTCGCTCCGGCCTCGCCTGTCGGTAAGTGCCAGGCTGATATTGCAGAATTTCGTCTACGAATGGTGCAGCTTCAGGAGCAGATGGACGCGTGGCTGGTGGATACCGGCCTTCAGGCGGAAATTTTAACCGTTTCTGTTACCGATCTGCTGGTGGATGGCGGGGCTTTTGATATACCCGGCATCGCTCTGTGTTACGAAAACCGGGCAATAAAATTTATGCCGGTATTTTTATACGGCCAGGGCGTGACGGGGTGTGTCGAGGCAGCCTTCCATACACGAGGGCGCGTGACTTCCCTGGGGCGCCTTTTCATGCGGGCAGGTCACATCAGCGACTGGACCTTTACTCCGCCAGGTACGTTGCCCCGGTCAGGTCAGAGTTTCGATGAAAGTACGTTTTTTGGTCTGATGTTAGCGCTTCTGCCATAACGGACACTGAAAAATGAATAGTTATTTTTTTCTTTGAGTCGTTACATATTTACCTGGTGATACGCTTCAATGGCTGATGGAAAATAAATCCCAAAAATAACGAAATAAATCACGGATATGAAAATGAGAAAAATAATCTTCCTTATGTTTTCAGGAATACTATTTACGGCACAAGCCGATGCTGCGCGTGGAAGGCAGCCCTGTTCAGGTTCAAAAGGCGGTATAGCGCATTGCACATCGGATGGAAGCTTTGTTTGTAATGACGGGAGCCTGAGTCAGTCGAAGCGATTCTGTTCCGGGTATGGTTCCTCAGAAGCCAGCAATCAGGTAAAACCTTCCACTTCCACCCGCAAAACGCAGGCAAAAAAGGTGACAACTGCGAAAAAGCAGAACCCGCAACGCGTTACAGAAACCGACGAACCGGTCAGTACGCAACCCCGGCAGCCAGCATGCGCTCCCCTCCATATGGCCAGCAAGCCCGGATATACCCATTTACCGATTTGCTCAGCGAGCCAATATTAATCCGGCGTGGCAACGGCCCCTTGCCTGTTATTAAGATTAAATAATCAGGATTAAAATAAGAAAGGAAAGAAATAAAACATGGCACGAAGAAAAAAAGATGACAATGCTGCGGGTATTATCCTGGTTATTATTGGTGTAATTGCCTGGGGTGTTTATGTCGCGGTAAGAGCATTAATTAATATTAATGAGCGTTTTATTGGATCCGTATCGAATCCGGCAGGCATTATTGCTCTGTTCTTTGGTTTATTGATTGCCGCTGCGCTGGTGCTACGGGTTTTCCATTACCGCAGCTTCAGGAAGAAAACCGCGGAACTTGAACAAGCTGTATCAGACCTTGCTCAGAAAGAAAAAGCCTTTGAAGAGACTGTCAGTACCGAAGTGGCACGAGGTATTCACCAAGAAAAGAAACGGCTTGCCGGTCTCTGGGATGAATATCATGAGGCCCGAAATAAGGCCAGCAAAGCGCTACAGCGTATTGTGGACTCAGCATATAAGTTCAAAGTGAAGACATTGCTTGCCGGAACCACCGTCAATAACTGGCAAAGTAAATATGACCAGCTCCGCAAGGAAAGAGATGCCTACGCTGCCATCAGTGAGAAAATTACCTTTCTGGAGCTGGAAGACAATGCGGACTGGGGCGATGTAAAACAGCAGTTCCTGGATAAGGTAGCGTTTCTGGAAAAGGCTCAGGAAGAAAAGGAGTATCAGGCCGAGCTCAAACGCCAGATGCGGGAAGAAAAGCAGCGGCAAGATGAGCTGGACAGGCAACAGCAGGAAGCTGAGGAAGAGGAGCAGCGCCTTGCTGAGCAGCAGCGAGTGCTGGAAGAGGCGCTACTGGCTGCCGAAGGTACATATAAAGAAGAGCTGGAAAGACAGCGCCTGGAACTGGAGCAAAAAATTCAGGACGTGCATCAGCAGTATGAGCGTGCAAAATCCATGGCCCAGCTCACGAAACAGGGGCATGTGTATGTGATTTCGAATATCGGCTCCTTTGGTGAAGATGTCTTCAAAATTGGTATGACCCGACGGCTTGAGCCCATGGAGCGGGTGAAAGAACTGAGTGGGGCAGCTGTGCCTTTTGATTTTGACGTCCACGCCATGATTTCCTGTGATGATGCGCCGGCGCTTGAAAAAACGTTGCACGACCATCTTGAACGTTACCGCATTAACAGGATTAACCTGCGTAAGGAGTTTTTCCGCGTAGACCTCAGCAAAATCATTAACGAGGTGGAACGTCACCATGGGCGGGTTGACTATATTGCTGACCCGGCAGCATTACAGTATCTGCAAAGCCTCGAATATGCTGAAAGTGAAGCAGCATGAGTCTTCCAGAGCCAGCCACATCAGTCATTGCTCTAACGTATAACCGTCTGGAATAGAATTATGGC comes from the Enterobacteriaceae bacterium Kacie_13 genome and includes:
- the tssA gene encoding type VI secretion system protein TssA, encoding MSSLNSLLDVCQARQDTLLAQTRERVALWDNWLLPVPGVSGVGEDPGYHDDFQQMREEVNKLSGADTERICQLAEGLLTHTAKDIRVATYYCWAKLHREGERGLADGLELLAGLLERFGGQLHPQRDRSRKAALEWLAGSRMTDSLSLYPEVVSEDALRTAGALLLIAQLTDAEPDETRPQLDGLYRALEARLQKAGGVDAVVPQNASDNTPAASLVHNDAPQLSRITSGQDLLAQARTLTDYLRDQPDGWLPAHHLMKSLRHDTLHAIPAPDAAGRTRIEPPRADQRALLKRLYLQQSWSEITEQADSVFSRGANHLWLDLQWYIHQALQKQGKDTLADIIAADLKGLLSRLTGLETLAFNDGTPFADEVTLNWIQQSVMDSVGGWSDDVHTSQTRSADEDILALEPEAVALADSEGPEAALNWLQNRPGITTARQKWLVRLLMARVAEQYGKNELATHLFSELDSQAEGVTLAQWEPGLLFEVRARHLKLLRMKAGHSESDKTRLQPKMEQLLAGLIALDPPRAAVLCG
- the tssF gene encoding type VI secretion system baseplate subunit TssF, which translates into the protein MDDLTLRYYDAEMRYLREAAKEFAQTHPDRAAMLDLDKAGTPDPYVERLFEGFAFSMGRLREKIDDDLPELTEGLVSMLWPHYLRTIPSLSVVAFTPDLKAMKMAEPVPAGLEVTSRPIGPKNTVCRYRTTRDMMLNPLSISGVTMTTEPDGRSRLAIRFACSGQADWSQADLGRLSLYLAADAPVSSQLHMMLTRRQAALYMRLPGQADRIRLEGWFSPGGFGEEEGLWPKGDAGFSGYQLLLEYFTFRDKFMFVHLNGLEGITLPAGTEYFDIEVVLSQLWPSDLPVTHEAIRLHCVPVINLFTLEADPLTISGLESEYLLRPKRLQDGHTEIYAVDSVTGSKRTDDAEYVPFSSFRHKGGMLRRHAPPRYYHTRVKRGVTGLHDTWLILGGMQWEEDKGVERETVSLQITGTNGQLPRRALQSTLLDRCEQVMQTTMSVKNLCKPTLPVYPPAEDRFHWRVLSHLGSSFLNMMSSAEVLRGTLALYNWQEDELNNRRLEAIQRVEHHRIQRFEEGYLLRGLDIEVTLDSNGFTGEGDVHLFGELLNRFFALYADMNQFNQLTLIVQPEGKCIRWKENHSPRLPG
- the tssG gene encoding type VI secretion system baseplate subunit TssG — encoded protein: MHPVERESQSAPARLMETLGDRLPYINFYRFCQLLEQSQPDKPVIGSTWQVRHEPVRFRPHSGMGFPASEIKGLEAAEQPHLPPTVRVTFMGLYGVESPLPTHYIDDITQRREGHEATADFLDIFNHRLIAQYYRIWRKYSYPATFEEGGKDRTSQYLLGLAGLGVDGCAKNIATPASRFLALLPVMLLPGRTAEGMTSLVRLLAPNTQAKIWHHDKRRVPLKKPLTMSVNQPVTLKHRPVMGHYATDVNCQVLMQLTTTCPEEVQGWLPGGELHSDLMALLHVYLGARLDVRLQLCVARSLLPDATMSSQSRPGAAQLGRTAILRPLNLGATPQSKTITINLGRYERVQENLHRRETDEDGDYSW
- the tssJ gene encoding type VI secretion system lipoprotein TssJ — encoded protein: MAITLGKTPLFILTSGIVMLLAGCGLTQKVSDGTVAVTKSIFYKQVKTLHLDIRAREAVNSNAGGMALSTVVRIYQLKDRKAFDSTDYPSLFAADSQALKADLVVEKDIRLQPGGAMIVDMPMEDNAQYVAVAGMFMSPDQVNDTWRVILSRDDLSPDKARIIEAGNNSLTLKPVKGD
- the tssE gene encoding type VI secretion system baseplate subunit TssE — encoded protein: MPRPSLYEMLFGNFTGGLDLHQVSEENQVILSVLDNMQRILNCRAGTQAHLPDYGLPDMTKILQGMPGTAHQLMGTLSDVLLKYEPRLKRVDVVVLEQTRPGELRYAIDAELKDIGLVRYGTEFMPEGRVLLRHLKQQQYLDTTTRM
- a CDS encoding GIY-YIG nuclease family protein, whose product is MARRKKDDNAAGIILVIIGVIAWGVYVAVRALININERFIGSVSNPAGIIALFFGLLIAAALVLRVFHYRSFRKKTAELEQAVSDLAQKEKAFEETVSTEVARGIHQEKKRLAGLWDEYHEARNKASKALQRIVDSAYKFKVKTLLAGTTVNNWQSKYDQLRKERDAYAAISEKITFLELEDNADWGDVKQQFLDKVAFLEKAQEEKEYQAELKRQMREEKQRQDELDRQQQEAEEEEQRLAEQQRVLEEALLAAEGTYKEELERQRLELEQKIQDVHQQYERAKSMAQLTKQGHVYVISNIGSFGEDVFKIGMTRRLEPMERVKELSGAAVPFDFDVHAMISCDDAPALEKTLHDHLERYRINRINLRKEFFRVDLSKIINEVERHHGRVDYIADPAALQYLQSLEYAESEAA